A genome region from Eremothecium gossypii ATCC 10895 chromosome VII, complete sequence includes the following:
- a CDS encoding AGR326Cp (Syntenic homolog of Saccharomyces cerevisiae YJR011C), whose translation MSAMKYPEKAHLHHLILQHASDSIMFIWTMCFLCFYLESLPMTEPVNAVTSADRDQLVQWLEAVKSQFHELLADPQSVDCRGVIDRPMLQGLGRIKDKMQAQLQVAKETRLVNVLANCYNGFVHTLQFMRKLPVGNGQVSYEIPAHQWKVLLDEQESMNSNWKAQLKKFGVWSAKLIAPQDGITRDFLLQFCTQALTKVSRD comes from the coding sequence ATGTCCGCGATGAAATACCCCGAGAAGGCGCATTTGCACCATCTAATCCTTCAGCACGCCTCAGACTCTATCATGTTTATCTGGACCATGTGTTTCCTCTGCTTTTACCTCGAGTCGCTACCGATGACCGAGCCGGTGAATGCCGTGACATCGGCTGACCGCGACCAGCTCGTGCAGTGGCTCGAGGCCGTGAAGAGCCAGTTTCACGAACTGCTCGCAGACCCACAGTCCGTAGACTGTCGCGGTGTGATCGACCGTCCTATGCTGCAGGGCCTCGGCCGCATCAAGGACAAGATGCAGGCTCAGCTGCAGGTCGCCAAGGAAACCCGGCTTGTGAACGTGCTCGCCAACTGTTATAACGGGTTCGTACACACTTTACAGTTCATGCGCAAGCTCCCCGTTGGCAACGGCCAGGTCTCTTACGAAATTCCGGCCCACCAGTGGAAGGTTCTCCTGGATGAGCAAGAGTCCATGAACAGCAACTGGAAGGCCCAGCTAAAGAAATTCGGTGTCTGGAGTGCCAAGCTCATCGCCCCCCAGGATGGAATCACAAGGGACTTCCTGTTACAATTTTGCACGCAAGCTCTTACAAAGGTTTCGCGGGACTAG
- the XKS1 gene encoding xylulokinase (Syntenic homolog of Saccharomyces cerevisiae YGR194C (XKS1)), whose product MAESKLYLGFDLSTQQLKCLAIDEDLAIKCTAVVDFDRDLAGYETVKGVYTREDNVVESPVEMWLEALDLCFERLAREVDLGAVEAISGSCQQHASVYWTEDVKTRIRELDSRSGLRAQLGPCLSRANAPNWQDHSTEAQREQFEAHCGGPQELAQLTGSKAHFRFTGLQIKKIRDTEPATFAATAAISLASSFLASVLVGKLVPPEEADACGMNLYDIAQHRYDEGLLQMVDDALFDKLCGNPVRCDNVRPLGTVSRYFKEKYGINTSCNIYQLTGDNLATICSLPLQKNDLLVSLGTSTTVLAVTEKYSPSPNYHMFIHPTIPGNYMGMVCYCNGALARERIKDTLGDESGWAAFSKALEDDSVDTSAELGVYFPLPEIVPSVDHPLVKRVRISPKGLQEVESFASPAHDAKNIVESQALSCRVRVAPLLSTPPEISDTGGHAAFDGQQRDVAEFTRRPNRVFFVGGASKNDAIVRAMADILGAKGGNYRLETSNSCALGGCYKAFWSDLLYKQKTNASFADWLDSVFKWDRDCKMLCKTDNRKWAASLGKIAALSRLEETL is encoded by the coding sequence ATGGCGGAAAGCAAGCTGTACTTGGGGTTCGATCTGTCAACGCAACAGTTGAAGTGCCTTGCCATCGACGAGGACCTGGCGATCAAATGCACGGCGGTCGTGGACTTCGACCGGGATCTAGCAGGCTACGAGACAGTGAAGGGAGTCTACACACGCGAGGACAATGTGGTTGAATCACCGGTGGAGATGTGGCTTGAAGCCCTGGACCTCTGTTTCGAAAGGCTTGCGCGGGAAGTGGATCTGGGGGCAGTTGAAGCCATATCAGGCTCTTGCCAGCAGCACGCTTCTGTGTACTGGACGGAAGACGTGAAGACCCGGATACGGGAGCTCGATAGTAGGAGCGGTCTACGAGCACAGCTGGGTCCATGTCTAAGTCGAGCCAATGCGCCGAATTGGCAGGACCACAGCACGGAGGCCCAGCGCGAACAGTTTGAGGCCCACTGCGGGGGACCGCAGGAACTTGCGCAGCTGACAGGGTCGAAGGCGCACTTCAGATTTACCGGGCTACAAATCAAAAAGATCAGGGATACTGAGCCGGCCACATTCGCCGCTACAGCGGCCATCTCGCTCGCGTCTTCTTTCCTTGCCAGCGTCCTAGTTGGCAAGCTAGTGCCACCGGAAGAAGCTGATGCGTGCGGGATGAACCTCTACGACATAGCACAGCACCGGTATGACGAGGGCCTGCTGCAGATGGTGGATGACGCGCTGTTTGATAAGCTGTGCGGCAACCCGGTGCGTTGCGACAATGTGCGTCCGCTAGGGACTGTCTCACGGTACTTTAAGGAGAAGTACGGCATCAACACCAGCTGCAACATCTACCAGCTGACTGGGGATAACTTGGCAACTATATGCTCTCTTCCACTTCAGAAGAACGATTTGCTTGTCTCCTTAGGCACAAGCACAACTGTCCTGGCCGTCACAGAGAAATATAGCCCCTCCCCGAACTACCATATGTTTATCCACCCTACAATCCCTGGAAATTATATGGGCATGGTATGCTACTGCAATggggcgctggcgcgcgagcgGATCAAGGATACCCTCGGAGATGAGTCGGGCTGGGCTGCTTTTAGTAAGGCGCTTGAAGACGACAGTGTGGATACCTCTGCAGAGCTTGGAGTATACTTTCCGCTACCCGAAATTGTGCCTTCTGTGGACCATCCGTTAGTCAAGCGGGTCCGTATCTCGCCCAAGGGACTTCAGGAGGTAGAGAGTTTCGCATCGCCCGCCCACGACGCAAAGAATATAGTAGAGTCACAAGCGTTGAGCTGCAGGGTGCGTGTTGCGCCGCTTTTGTCGACCCCGCCGGAAATATCTGACACTGGAGGGCACGCTGCATTCGACGGCCAGCAACGCGATGTCGCAGAATTCACAAGGCGGCCGAATCGGGTGTTCTTCGTGGGCGGTGCATCCAAAAACGATGCCATTGTCCGCGCGATGGCAGATATTCTCGGTGCAAAAGGCGGCAACTATAGGCTTGAGACTTCCAACTCCTGTGCGCTGGGTGGCTGCTACAAGGCATTTTGGTCAGATCTTCTGTACAAGCAAAAAACCAACGCTTCCTTTGCAGACTGGCTTGATTCTGTCTTCAAATGGGACCGCGACTGCAAAATGCTATGTAAGACTGATAACCGCAAGTGGGCTGCCTCTCTTGGTAAAATCGCTGCGCTAAGTCGGCTGGAGGAGACTCTTTAG
- a CDS encoding ferric reductase family protein (Non-syntenic homolog of Saccharomyces cerevisiae YNR060W (FRE4)), which translates to MRISRGIGAILLASEAAAALYPNKGKTDTMKTMVACKYTVGTEQKPLFSDDFSELCLDSAYMEAFLNCATVEIGKLPHGDMQELSATIEKTCQRPLAKYPTLKTGNYSTSLFLITYKSYDAKVHHDTVSVWVGTALLVYWISIVGLGTIYNLLNKLAPRQLVSLKKTTNNIIFRKCRQALTVPALYGVRHAEHNKWGEIIPTRLESFILAGLVILVVLGAALGYRSVPGNVAYASRTGEMLAAVGHRASTILIYLVPFTFLFGTRNNVLLWLTGWKQSTFYAFHKNMGNILILLALTHFVGMYEYLRREERIPSVKGERFYKFGITLVVLIFVFFFQTLGWFRRRSYKLFVVFHIILAAGFLGSLWRHTKSSHFLVFCKATVGLWGVDRIITIIRLASFGVRNATIKIVSDEVISLVVQNKSWWSAFPGAYGYVYFLTPSLFLQSHPFTFVNDNDGYLHFYIKIKEGSTKVLYNRLLKCENQEDVLKISVAGPFGTYNPLDIYDTVLLYTSGNGIPGPFAYCKHLATNANEKSQFIKLYWVIRNWNSLDWFYEELKELAAFSNVAVVVYVTRYSEAKIGYKHIPEDASSATDRKAASAGQVRVASFEEIVQVQDALPHVEFREGRPDIPHLVGTDLEEASQGSTAIMTCAHPAMCDTIRAEVAKAVGSKSNRTIDFFEELQGW; encoded by the coding sequence ATGCGTATTTCGAGAGGAATTGGAGCAATCCTCCTGGCTTCAGAGGCCGCAGCTGCCTTGTATCCGAATAAGGGAAAGACAGATACCATGAAAACGATGGTAGCATGTAAGTACACAGTGGGGACGGAGCAGAAGCCGCTTTTTTCGGACGATTTTTCAGAGTTGTGCCTGGACAGCGCCTACATGGAAGCCTTTCTGAACTGTGCTACGGTAGAGATCGGGAAACTTCCTCATGGTGACATGCAGGAACTTTCCGCAACAATTGAGAAAACCTGTCAGCGACCGCTAGCGAAATACCCAACCTTGAAGACTGGAAACTACTCTACATCACTCTTCCTAATCACATATAAATCATATGATGCCAAGGTGCACCACGACACCGTTAGTGTTTGGGTAGGTACTGCATTGCTGGTGTACTGGATATCGATCGTTGGGCTTGGGACAATCTACAACCTTCTGAATAAACTGGCTCCCAGACAGCTGGTATCGCTAAAGAAGACAACGAACAATATAATCTTTAGAAAGTGTCGCCAGGCACTTACAGTCCCAGCTTTATATGGTGTGCGGCATGCAGAACACAATAAATGGGGAGAAATAATTCCCACCAGATTGGAGTCGTTCATTCTGGCAGGTTTGGTGATTTTGGTAGTGCTGGGAGCAGCTCTTGGGTATAGGTCTGTTCCTGGCAATGTGGCCTACGCTAGCAGAACCGGTGAAATGTTGGCAGCAGTTGGACACCGGGCTTCTACTATACTGATTTATCTGGTTCCGTTTACCTTCTTGTTTGGTACTCGCAACAATGTGCTCTTGTGGCTAACTGGATGGAAGCAGTCCACCTTCTATGCTTTTCATAAAAACATGGGAAACATACTTATCCTTCTGGCTCTGACCCACTTCGTTGGCATGTATGAATATCTTAGACGCGAAGAGAGAATACCATCCGTTAAAGGGGAACGTTTCTACAAGTTTGGGATCACCCTTGTTGTCTTAATATTTGTGTTCTTTTTCCAGACCTTGGGCTGGTTCCGCCGTCGGTCCTACAAGCTCTTCGTGGTGTTTCATATTATCTTGGCCGCGGGTTTCCTTGGTAGTCTATGGCGCCATACTAAATCTTCACACTTCCTTGTGTTTTGCAAAGCTACCGTTGGTTTGTGGGGGGTCGATCGGATTATCACGATTATCAGATTAGCCTCTTTCGGTGTTCGTAATGCCACGATAAAAATTGTATCTGATGAAGTTATCAGCCTGGTTGTCCAAAATAAATCATGGTGGTCAGCCTTTCCGGGGGCGTACGGTTATGTCTATTTCCTGACTCCTTCACTCTTTTTGCAATCGCATCCTTTCACATTTGTCAATGATAATGATGGGTATCTGCATTTTTATATCAAGATAAAGGAAGGCTCGACCAAAGTATTATACAACCGTTTATTGAAGTGTGAAAATCAGGAAGATGTACTAAAAATTAGTGTCGCAGGTCCCTTTGGAACCTATAATCCGCTGGATATCTATGACACTGTACTACTTTACACTAGTGGGAACGGAATTCCAGGACCTTTTGCTTATTGTAAGCACTTAGCAACAAACGCTAACGAAAAATCCCAATTCATTAAATTATACTGGGTTATTAGAAATTGGAATTCATTGGATTGGTTTTacgaggaactaaaagaGCTGGCCGCCTTCTCAAATGTAGCTGTTGTGGTCTACGTCACGAGGTACTCTGAAGCTAAGATTGGCTATAAACATATACCTGAGGATGCTTCCTCCGCCACAGATAGAAAAGCTGCTTCGGCGGGGCAGGTGAGGGTCGCATCTTTTGAAGAAATTGTGCAAGTGCAAGACGCTTTACCTCACGTGGAGTTTAGAGAAGGTAGACCAGATATTCCTCATCTTGTCGGGACGGACTTGGAAGAAGCTTCACAAGGTTCCACCGCCATTATGACATGTGCGCATCCTGCAATGTGCGACACTATCCGTGCGGAGGTTGCGAAGGCGGTTGGAAGCAAGTCAAATAGGACGATTGACTTTTTCGAAGAGTTACAAGGTTGGTAG
- the SAG1 gene encoding Sag1p (Syntenic homolog of Saccharomyces cerevisiae YJR004C (SAG1)) translates to MKYIALLLIMLSCCAAADTITGISFSELNIEAVTGSQKYPHQGWTAKFDYHIEDASKINPTDYFTIAMPSVYKIKFDNNQNQFHVGLHGKDIFKCYALQQAAYIHEDTVLKCEALGDMSEHKKIDGTISLTLVFSDGGSIFAHEYKNAARFRAGANEVSFDGKLKGKFEAESVQHTDGFYYSGKTSTYNSLELYYLGFNCPSGYALNSSHEIEYDKSHPIDCSKLQVFKSKRFNDWLLPLDYETLEEPIECTGNMVKIVQGELGPGYRVWANVLQSLDAETVTISNTIHFDYTCTDTNAGTTYTTTTKHTPVVVITEGIFTGTASEPPVAPHKIVTKTVCTQCPTSEVSSIPSKHKPSYVTLTKTECTLCSGQASTISTQPSVSTSPQIETECTSKYPSNVDNKSKSPSVTKSTTISSNTQIPILTTFSSTITPTTKSTYNTAVTISSRPTSSSTITSTTESTYNTAATKSSNQASSPSSTEPSTYNTAVTKSSSKAPSPSSTEPSTTRASFASNGPSSIGISSKGSHSSTNSTFTTANNPSTPTVHTSGAETSPSTTYHSNTYRPVSEKKVSTIDARSTSVLPHSENTQNTTTVLTTICEGGCSLQPTTSVNLGSASRPIAITEKSSSATVITTKTTKTSFDSVVPSHAASTHEVPSVQTSVTTSSILRNSTLTLTVQTCKTDCNAAISSSIDMQAHTIISPNSSVPSMLSIKTSGSLVITQPTGPTHAIDSTPRSSSTKITVAPEVSSSITNPGQVGSSNSGATPIPSISTPHHSSPVVDSAGSGCTGTTMLTGINQQHTGNASTISNPTISPTGNSLPKPTNQPQSSHECNSSSPLVISSLEHQASTKTVSESLSSTPQISSSHTTSQTPEHVTVIPGGKTTSPVLPSTAERTVAFSSLRASEVTESLPTPKANIPAASLSSATSINSTHAPIVFHGAAAEHQVGPLSRLVLLVVPYLFL, encoded by the coding sequence ATGAAGTATATTGCTTTACTTCTCATTATGCTCTCTTGCTGCGCCGCAGCAGATACCATTACAGGTATTTCTTTCTCGGAACTTAATATTGAGGCTGTCACAGGTTCCCAGAAATATCCTCACCAGGGGTGGACTGCCAAATTTGATTATCACATCGAAGACGCCAGCAAAATTAATCCCACGGACTACTTCACGATTGCAATGCCTAGCGTCTACAAAATTAAATTTGACAATAACCAAAATCAATTCCATGTTGGACTCCATGGAAAGGATATCTTCAAATGTTACGCTTTGCAGCAGGCAGCATATATCCACGAGGATACTGTACTAAAATGTGAAGCCCTTGGAGATATGTCTGAACATAAAAAGATCGATGGTACCATTTCTTTGACGCTTGTTTTCAGTGACGGCGGTTCTATCTTTGCTCATGAATATAAAAATGCAGCAAGGTTCCGTGCAGGCGCCAATGAAGTGAGTTTTGATGGCAAACTGAAGGGGAAATTCGAAGCAGAGAGTGTCCAACATACAGATGGTTTCTATTATTCCGGGAAAACCAGTACCTACAATTCTTTGGAACTGTATTATCTTGGCTTCAACTGTCCGAGCGGATATGCGTTGAATTCCAGCCATGAAATCGAATACGACAAGTCGCACCCTATTGACTGCAGTAAGCTACAGGTGTTTAAGTCAAAGAGATTCAATGACTGGCTGCTGCCACTAGATTATGAAACTTTGGAGGAACCAATTGAATGTACTGGTAATATGGTCAAAATAGTTCAGGGAGAACTAGGGCCCGGATATCGCGTGTGGGCTAATGTTTTACAAAGTCTGGATGCCGAAACTGTTACCATCAGTAATACAATTCACTTCGACTACACTTGTACAGATACCAATGCAGGCACAACATATACAACCACCACCAAGCATACGCCGGTTGTTGTTATAACCGAAGGAATATTCACCGGTACCGCAAGTGAACCCCCTGTCGCCCCTCATAAAATAGTGACCAAGACTGTTTGCACGCAATGTCCTACATCTGAGGTCTCCAGTATTCCTAGCAAACACAAGCCATCATATGTAACATTGACCAAGACGGAATGCACTCTCTGCTCAGGCCAAGCATCTACTATTTCTACTCAACCATCGGTATCGACGTCTCCACAGATAGAGACAGAATGCACCAGCAAGTATCCTTCAAATGTCGACAATAAATCTAAGAGCCCTTCTGTTACTAAGAGCACCACCATTTCATCCAATACCCAGATTCCAATTCTGACAACATTTTCGAGCACGATCACGCCGACGACCAAGAGCACATACAACACTGCGGTGACCATCTCTTCCCGTCCGACATCTTCTAGCACGATCACATCGACCACCGAGAGCACATATAACACTGCGGCGACCAAGTCTTCCAATCAGGCATCTTCGCCTAGCAGCACTGAGCCCAGCACATACAACACTGCGGTGACCAAGTCTTCCAGTAAGGCACCTTCGCCCAGCAGCACTGAGCCCAGCACTACGAGGGCTTCATTTGCATCGAATGGGCCTTCGAGCATTGGTATTTCTTCTAAAGGTTCTCACTCGAGCACCAATAGCACGTTCACTACCGCCAACAACCCTTCAACCCCAACGGTTCACACCAGCGGCGCCGAAACGAGCCCTTCCACTACTTATCATAGCAACACATATCGGCCTGTGAGTGAAAAGAAAGTCTCAACTATTGATGCACGTTCCACAAGCGTTCTGCCACACTCCGAAAATACGCAGAATACTACTACAGTTTTGACCACAATCTGTGAGGGGGGTTGCTCTTTACAACCTACTACCTCTGTTAACCTTGGTAGCGCTTCAAGACCCATTGCGATTACTGAAAAAAGTTCCAGTGCGACTGTTATAACCACTAAAACCACCAAAACCTCTTTCGACTCAGTAGTGCCGTCCCATGCTGCTTCAACCCATGAAGTTCCTTCTGTACAAACCTCTGTGACCACCTCCAGCATATTGAGGAATTCAACTCTAACACTTACGGTACAGACATGCAAGACAGATTGCAATGCAGCCATTTCATCCTCCATCGATATGCAAGCTCATACTATTATTAGCCCTAATTCCAGTGTCCCATCAATGCTTTCCATCAAAACGAGTGGCAGTTTAGTCATTACGCAACCAACTGGCCCCACGCACGCTATAGACTCGACGCCCAGATCTAGCAGTACCAAAATCACTGTTGCACCGGAAGTATCAAGTTCTATTACGAACCCAGGACAAGTAGGGTCCAGTAATTCTGGAGCAACGCCTATCCCCTCGATTTCTACGCCACATCATAGTAGTCCGGTAGTTGACTCGGCCGGAAGCGGATGCACGGGTACCACAATGTTGACCGGGATCAATCAGCAACACACTGGCAATGCATCGACTATTTCAAATCCGACTATCTCTCCAACCGGAAATTCGCTACCTAAGCCCACAAACCAGCCTCAGAGCTCTCATGAGTGCAATTCCTCTTCTCCGCTGGTGATCTCAAGTTTGGAGCACCAGGCTAGCACTAAGACCGTTTCAGAATCTCTGTCGAGCACCCCTCAAATTTCTAGTTCGCATACCACCAGCCAGACACCGGAGCACGTCACAGTTATCCCTGGCGGCAAAACCACCAGCCCTGTTCTGCCATCGACTGCTGAGCGCACGGTCGCCTTTTCCTCGTTGCGTGCATCAGAGGTTACTGAGAGCCTCCCGACACCAAAAGCAAACATACCCGCGGCTTCCCTTTCGTCGGCAACGTCTATTAACTCAACACACGCACCCATTGTTTTCCacggcgctgcagctgaaCACCAAGTGGGCCCTCTCTCACGGCTAGTCCTGCTTGTCGTCCCATATCTCTTTCTTTAA
- the SPC1 gene encoding signal peptidase complex subunit SPC1 (Syntenic homolog of Saccharomyces cerevisiae YJR010C-A (SPC1)), with product MEIFNDLSRKLVFPIDYPSQRRVAKLTDIILGSGTLVSCLLGFYAGSLSLTLYAFAAAYGLALLLVVPAYGKYRQQKLAWVGSAAATTKDL from the coding sequence ATGGAGATCTTTAACGACCTAAGCCGTAAGCTGGTGTTTCCAATAGACTATCCGTCCCAGCGGCGAGTTGCAAAGCTGACAGACATAATACTCGGTTCCGGGACGCTCGTCAGCTGCTTGCTTGGCTTCTATGCCGGTTCCCTGTCACTAACGCTATATGCCTTTGCTGCAGCCTACGGGCTCGCGCTACTACTGGTGGTCCCTGCGTATGGCAAGTATCGACAGCAGAAGCTAGCGTGGGTAGGCAGTGCCGCCGCGACCACCAAAGATTTATAG
- the MET3 gene encoding sulfate adenylyltransferase (Syntenic homolog of Saccharomyces cerevisiae YJR010W (MET3)), whose protein sequence is MLSPHGGILQDLVARDAEKKDRLLHEAQGLPQWNLTARQLCDIELILNGGFSPLTGFLGKEDYESVVQNSRLTSGLLWTIPITLDVDEEFAKSVNLGERIALLQDDDIFVAIITVSDIYTPDKKVEADKVFRGDEEHPAIQYLNETAGDIYLGGELEAIQLPAHYDYLNLRKSPAALRADFATQQWDRVVAFQTRNPMHRAHRELTIRAAKEHNAKVLLHPVVGLTKPGDIDYHTRIKVYKEIVKRYPEGIAQLALLPLAMRMAGDREAVWHAIIRKNYGATHFIVGRDHAGPGTNSKGDDFYGPYDAQVLVESYKNELGIEVVPFKLITYLPDKDIYLPVDEIDGSVKTLTISGTELRKRLREGTDIPDWFTYPEIVEILRQYNPPRYRQGFVIVVNHENPKRIANALLSTFLQVGGGRQYKIFDHQGQPQLLELIPDFVKSGTGLIVTSPLPSSVDAHNIYELNTYPSAHIKVSATEPVTEIVQKTVFFLEDNKFFQF, encoded by the coding sequence ATGCTCTCCCCACATGGCGGAATCCTGCAAGATTTGGTGGCTCGTGACGCTGAAAAGAAAGATAGATTATTGCATGAAGCCCAAGGGCTGCCGCAGTGGAACCTTACCGCTAGGCAGTTGTGTGATATTGAGCTTATTTTGAATGGAGGTTTTTCTCCTTTAACGGGTTTCCTAGGTAAAGAAGATTACGAGTCAGTTGTGCAAAATTCCCGTCTTACCTCAGGGCTTCTTTGGACTATTCCTATCACCCTAGATGTCGATGAAGAATTCGCAAAAAGTGTTAATTTAGGTGAAAGAATAGCATTACTGCAAGATGATGACATATTTGTTGCCATTATCACTGTCTCAGACATATATACCCCAGACAAAAAGGTCGAGGCAGATAAAGTTTTCAGAGGCGATGAGGAGCACCCGGCCATACAATACTTGAATGAAACAGCGGGTGATATTTACCTCGGCGGAGAACTGGAGGCGATTCAGCTGCCAGCTCATTACGATTATCTTAACCTGCGTAAATCGCCCGCTGCCCTGCGGGCAGACTTCGCAACTCAACAATGGGATCGCGTTGTTGCTTTCCAAACTCGGAACCCAATGCACAGAGCTCACCGGGAACTGACGATCAGGGCTGCGAAAGAGCATAACGCAAAAGTCCTATTACATCCCGTTGTGGGACTGACAAAGCCGGGAGATATCGATTATCACACACGGATCAAGGTATATAAGGAGATTGTTAAGCGGTATCCAGAAGGCATAGCTCAATTAGCATTGCTTCCACTCGCGATGAGAATGGCAGGTGACAGGGAGGCTGTTTGGCACGCCATTATTAGAAAAAACTATGGTGCCACTCATTTCATTGTGGGCAGAGATCATGCCGGCCCCGGGACGAACTCTAAAGGTGATGACTTTTATGGACCTTATGACGCACAGGTCCTAGTTGAGTCTTATAAGAATGAACTCGGTATAGAAGTTGTGCCATTTAAATTGATAACGTACTTGCCTGATAAAGATATTTATCTGCCTGTGGATGAGATTGATGGCTCTGTGAAGACACTAACAATCAGTGGTACGGAATTGCGTAAGCGGTTGAGAGAAGGTACAGATATTCCCGACTGGTTTACCTACCCTGAGATAGTCGAGATCCTGAGACAATACAATCCACCCAGATATCGCCAAGGCTTCGTGATTGTAGTAAACCATGAAAACCCTAAGCGCATTGCAAATGCACTACTTTCAACTTTCCTGCAAGTCGGGGGCGGCAGACAGTATAAGATTTTTGATCACCAAGGCCAGCCGCAGCTCTTGGAGTTGATACCAGATTTTGTCAAGAGTGGGACTGGTTTGATAGTTACAAGCCCACTCCCATCATCTGTGGATGCTCATAATATCTATGAGCTTAACACATATCCCAGTGCACATATTAAGGTATCTGCTACCGAACCGGTCACTGAGATAGTACAGAAAACTGTTTTCTTCCTAGAAGATAACAAATTCTTCCAATTCTAG
- the PDX1 gene encoding Pdx1p (Syntenic homolog of Saccharomyces cerevisiae YGR193C (PDX1)) — protein MFRSQLYKQSARISFRRPFHGSMAPRAITPFHMPAMSPTMEKGGIVSWKFKVGEPFQAGDVILEVETDKAQIDVEAQDDGKLAAIVKGDGSKDVDVGETVAFLAEVEDDLSALEIPKVVTSEAPKEAEAKPSPKVSEQAPAPARKTPSKTVSNGILQQADKNQTLLPSVITLLHANGVTVEEAFANIKASGPNGRILKGDVLGYLGKISADSVVKVSEYIKKFEHLDLSNIELRPAQPPKGAADKKAEPKPAPPAYRTLHERLILKVPEHVSFERFSNALKQYIREATYTAHGEALDNPYSDHFDPLFEELLSVQPREPRFEVSYDVLPLTVVPSSSKPKEDIFDILSGNSVESKPAPSSSEPSAHEYALDLYLKVENKFSDSETRAARFIDYIKELDLSSH, from the coding sequence ATGTTCCGGTCCCAGTTATACAAGCAGTCAGCTAGGATTTCCTTCCGTCGTCCATTCCATGGATCTATGGCTCCTAGGGCTATCACTCCGTTCCATATGCCAGCAATGTCGCCTACTATGGAAAAGGGTGGTATTGTATCATGGAAGTTCAAGGTTGGCGAGCCGTTCCAGGCGGGCGACGTCATCCTGGAGGTCGAAACTGACAAGGCGCAGATCGATGTGGAGGCGCAAGACGATGGTAAACTAGCTGCTATAGTGAAGGGCGACGGCTCCAAAGATGTAGATGTGGGTGAAACTGTGGCGTTTCTTGCGGAAGTGGAGGATGATTTGTCTGCGCTGGAGATTCCCAAGGTGGTTACCAGCGAAGCGCCCAAGGAGGCAGAAGCCAAGCCCTCTCCGAAGGTGAGTGAGCAGGCGCCGGCTCCAGCCCGCAAGACTCCTTCCAAGACGGTTTCCAATGGGATTTTGCAGCAAGCAGACAAGAACCAGACGTTACTTCCATCGGTCATAACGTTGCTACACGCCAATGGGGTCACCGTCGAGGAAGCGTTTGCCAACATCAAGGCGTCCGGTCCAAACGGCCGGATACTGAAGGGTGATGTGCTGGGTTACTTGGGGAAGATTTCCGCAGACAGCGTTGTGAAGGTTTCCGAATATATCAAGAAGTTTGAACACCTAGATTTGAGCAACATTGAGCTAAGGCCTGCGCAGCCACCAaagggcgcggcggacaAAAAGGCCGAGCCAAAACCTGCGCCACCTGCCTACAGAACGTTACATGAGCGCCTCATTTTGAAGGTACCTGAGCATGTGTCTTTTGAGCGCTTTTCCAACGCCCTGAAACAGTACATTCGGGAGGCTACATATACTGCTCATGGCGAGGCCTTGGACAATCCTTATTCCGACCACTTTGATCCATTATTTGAGGAGTTGTTGTCTGTCCAGCCAAGGGAACCGCGCTTTGAGGTGTCCTACGACGTGCTTCCTTTGACTGTAGTCCCATCCTCTTCTAAGCCAAAAGAGGACATCTTTGACATTCTATCTGGAAACAGTGTTGAATCCAAGCCTGCGCCAAGCTCTAGCGAGCCATCAGCCCACGAATATGCTCTCGACTTGTACCTAAAGGTTGAGAATAAATTCAGCGACTCGGAGACTAGGGCAGCTAGGTTTATCGATTATATCAAGGAGTTGGATCTGTCCAGTCACTAA